A DNA window from Actinomadura luzonensis contains the following coding sequences:
- the amaB gene encoding L-piperidine-6-carboxylate dehydrogenase, translating into MTTTLPGADELAAMARETAKRCGVDVDALGGAVTTTSPINGAPLARVGWAGPGAVDEAVARAGAAFLAWRAVPAPVRGALVKRFGELLTAHKADLATLVSLEVGKITSEALGEVQEMIDICDYAVGLSRRLHGRTIASERPGHRLMETWHPLGVVAVISAFNFPAAVWSWNTAIALVCGDPVVWKPSELAPLTALACAALLDRAAAEQGAPPHLSQVLLGGPGLGEALAGHPGIALVSATGSTRMGREVGPRVAARFGRSLLELGGNNAAVVCPSADLDLAVRGIVFSAAGTAGQRCTTMRRVIAHTSVVDVLTERLAAAYARLPIGNPLAAGTLVGPLISGRAHEAMRQALDEAREQGGTLVTGGGRRLADQAPDAYYAEPALVRVGEQVPIVLRETFAPILYVLPYEELEEAIALNNAAPQGLSSSIFTRDQGEAELFLSAEGSDCGIVNVNIGTSGAEIGGAFGGEKETGGGRESGSDAWRGYMRRATNTINYSGELPLAQGVEFTV; encoded by the coding sequence ATGACGACCACGCTGCCCGGAGCCGACGAGCTGGCCGCGATGGCGCGGGAGACCGCGAAACGGTGCGGCGTGGACGTGGACGCGCTGGGCGGCGCCGTCACGACGACCTCGCCGATCAACGGCGCGCCGCTGGCCCGGGTCGGCTGGGCCGGGCCCGGCGCGGTGGACGAGGCCGTCGCCCGGGCCGGGGCCGCGTTCCTGGCCTGGCGGGCGGTGCCCGCGCCGGTGCGGGGCGCGCTGGTCAAGCGGTTCGGCGAGCTGCTGACCGCGCACAAGGCGGACCTGGCGACGCTCGTCAGCCTGGAGGTCGGCAAGATCACCTCCGAGGCGCTGGGCGAGGTCCAGGAGATGATCGACATCTGCGACTACGCGGTGGGCCTGTCCCGCCGGCTCCACGGCCGCACCATCGCCTCGGAACGGCCCGGCCACCGGCTCATGGAGACCTGGCACCCCCTAGGTGTCGTCGCCGTCATCAGCGCCTTCAACTTCCCGGCCGCGGTGTGGTCCTGGAACACTGCCATCGCGCTGGTCTGCGGCGACCCCGTCGTGTGGAAGCCGTCGGAGCTCGCGCCGCTGACCGCGCTCGCCTGCGCGGCCCTGCTGGACCGGGCCGCCGCCGAGCAGGGCGCGCCGCCGCACCTCAGCCAGGTCCTGCTCGGCGGCCCCGGCCTCGGCGAGGCGCTGGCCGGCCACCCGGGGATCGCGCTGGTCAGCGCCACCGGCTCGACCCGGATGGGCCGCGAGGTCGGGCCGCGCGTGGCGGCCAGGTTCGGGCGCTCGCTGCTGGAGCTCGGCGGCAACAACGCGGCCGTGGTGTGCCCGTCCGCGGACCTGGACCTCGCCGTGCGGGGCATCGTGTTCTCGGCGGCCGGGACGGCGGGCCAGCGGTGCACCACCATGCGGCGGGTCATCGCGCACACCTCGGTCGTGGACGTCCTGACCGAGCGGCTGGCCGCCGCCTACGCCCGGCTGCCGATCGGCAACCCCCTGGCCGCCGGGACGCTCGTCGGGCCGCTCATCTCCGGCCGGGCGCACGAGGCCATGCGGCAGGCCCTCGACGAGGCCCGCGAACAGGGCGGCACGCTGGTCACCGGGGGCGGGCGGCGGCTGGCCGACCAGGCGCCGGACGCCTACTACGCCGAGCCGGCGCTGGTCCGGGTCGGCGAGCAGGTGCCGATCGTGCTGCGCGAGACGTTCGCGCCCATCCTGTACGTGCTGCCGTACGAGGAGCTGGAGGAGGCGATCGCGCTCAACAACGCGGCGCCGCAGGGGTTGTCGTCCAGCATCTTCACCCGCGACCAGGGCGAGGCCGAGCTGTTCCTGTCGGCGGAGGGATCGGACTGCGGGATCGTCAACGTCAACATCGGCACCTCGGGCGCCGAGATCGGCGGGGCCTTCGGCGGCGAGAAGGAGACCGGCGGGGGCCGGGAGTCGGGGTCGGACGCGTGGCGCGGCTACATGCGCCGCGCCACGAACACGATCAACTACTCCGGCGAGCTGCCACTCGCCCAGGGCGTCGAGTTCACCGTCTGA
- the hglS gene encoding 2-oxoadipate dioxygenase/decarboxylase, giving the protein MVDATALRAAFARRLSAMYGTEVPAYTTLVEVAQEVNREVLERSGPDAERLGSIGRVTAERHGAIRVGTPAELAQVARVFGAMGMYPVGYYDLREAAGSSVPVVSTAFRPVAAEELAANPFRVFTSMLVTGDRRFFSADLERRLEAFLGARRLFPPRLLELADRAEAEGGLAEAAAEEFLTLATRAFELSREPVSRSWYAELERVSAVAADIGGVPSTHVNHLTPRVLDIDALYARMSARGITMIDAIQGPPRWDGPDLLLRQTSFRALAEPRLFREDDGRVVEDDLRVRFGEVEARGIAVTPAGRALYDELSAELDEALAGRRVSAEERNAVAARLWESRAPRTEAELAARDLAYFTFHAADRRPPGEPPAGLAELLAGGWVTARPIVYEDFLPRSAAGIFQSNLTSDGTKDVTAAGADFGPEALAGVLGRPLHDPYELYAAIRADSLARARAALGLPAATG; this is encoded by the coding sequence ATGGTGGACGCGACCGCGCTGCGGGCGGCCTTCGCCCGGCGCCTGTCGGCCATGTACGGCACCGAGGTCCCCGCCTACACCACGCTCGTCGAGGTCGCCCAGGAGGTGAACCGCGAGGTCCTGGAGCGGTCCGGCCCCGACGCCGAACGGCTCGGCTCCATCGGCCGGGTCACCGCGGAGCGGCACGGCGCGATCCGCGTGGGCACCCCGGCCGAGCTGGCGCAGGTCGCGCGCGTCTTCGGCGCGATGGGCATGTACCCGGTCGGCTACTACGACCTGCGGGAGGCGGCCGGCAGCTCGGTGCCGGTCGTGTCCACCGCGTTCCGGCCGGTCGCCGCGGAGGAGCTGGCCGCCAACCCGTTCCGGGTGTTCACCTCGATGCTGGTCACCGGCGACCGGCGGTTCTTCAGCGCCGACCTGGAGCGCCGGCTGGAGGCGTTCCTCGGCGCGCGGCGGCTGTTCCCGCCCCGCCTGCTGGAGCTGGCCGACCGGGCCGAGGCCGAGGGCGGCCTGGCCGAGGCCGCGGCCGAGGAGTTCCTGACCCTCGCCACGCGCGCGTTCGAGCTGTCCCGCGAGCCGGTCTCCCGCAGCTGGTACGCCGAGCTGGAACGGGTCTCGGCCGTGGCGGCCGACATCGGCGGCGTCCCGAGCACCCACGTCAACCACCTGACCCCGCGCGTGCTCGACATCGACGCCCTCTACGCCCGCATGTCCGCGCGCGGCATCACCATGATCGACGCCATCCAGGGCCCGCCCCGCTGGGACGGCCCCGACCTGCTGCTGCGCCAGACGTCCTTCCGCGCGCTGGCCGAGCCCCGCCTGTTCCGCGAGGACGACGGCCGGGTCGTCGAGGACGACCTGCGGGTGCGCTTCGGCGAGGTCGAGGCGCGCGGCATCGCGGTGACCCCGGCCGGGCGGGCCCTGTACGACGAGCTGTCCGCCGAGCTGGACGAGGCCCTGGCCGGCCGGCGCGTCAGCGCGGAGGAGCGCAACGCCGTGGCCGCCCGCCTGTGGGAGTCGCGGGCGCCGCGCACCGAGGCCGAATTGGCCGCGCGGGACCTGGCGTACTTCACCTTCCACGCCGCGGACCGGCGCCCGCCCGGCGAGCCGCCCGCCGGCCTGGCCGAGCTGCTGGCCGGCGGCTGGGTGACCGCTCGGCCCATCGTGTACGAGGACTTCCTGCCGCGTTCCGCGGCCGGCATCTTCCAGTCGAACCTGACCTCCGACGGCACCAAGGACGTCACCGCCGCCGGGGCCGACTTCGGGCCCGAGGCCCTGGCGGGCGTCCTCGGGCGGCCGTTGCACGATCCGTACGAGCTGTACGCGGCGATCCGCGCCGACTCGCTCGCCCGCGCCCGCGCGGCCCTGGGCCTGCCCGCCGCGACCGGCTGA
- a CDS encoding NAD(P)/FAD-dependent oxidoreductase has translation MGRELPRRAQVVVIGGGVMGVSIAYELAAAGVRDVVLLDKGPLGSGSTSRAAGGVRAQFSDRVNIELAARSLETFGRFAERFGQEIDLHKPGYLFLLDSPEAVAEFERNVAVQNELGVPSRIVSVREAAALSPLISTDGLLAAAYSPSDGHCTPESVVLGYAGAARRLGARLLPGCAATGIEVADGRVAAVTTEGGRIPTETVICAAGAWSREVGAWAGVDLPVTPLRRQILVTEPVPDLPPTAFTIDFGTTFYFHREGPGLLLGMSDPDETPGFKLDRSDAWLPRLGEAMARRAPALMDVGVAGGWAGLYEVTPDHNALIGAAPGVERFLYATGFSGHGFLMGPAVGEVMRDLYLGREPFTDVSGFDAGRFALSASRPELNIV, from the coding sequence ATGGGACGAGAACTGCCCCGGCGCGCCCAGGTCGTCGTCATCGGCGGCGGCGTGATGGGCGTCAGCATCGCCTACGAGCTGGCCGCGGCCGGGGTGCGCGACGTGGTGCTGCTCGACAAGGGCCCGCTCGGCTCCGGCTCGACCTCCAGGGCCGCCGGGGGCGTGCGGGCGCAGTTCTCCGACCGGGTCAACATCGAGCTGGCCGCGCGCAGCCTGGAGACGTTCGGCCGTTTCGCCGAGCGGTTCGGGCAGGAGATCGACCTGCACAAGCCGGGCTACCTGTTCCTGCTGGACTCGCCGGAGGCGGTCGCGGAGTTCGAGCGGAACGTCGCCGTCCAGAACGAGCTCGGCGTGCCCAGCCGGATCGTCTCCGTGCGGGAGGCGGCCGCGCTGTCGCCGCTGATCAGCACCGACGGGCTGCTCGCCGCCGCCTACTCCCCCAGCGACGGCCACTGCACGCCCGAGTCGGTCGTGCTGGGCTACGCGGGCGCGGCCCGGCGGCTGGGCGCGCGGCTGCTGCCCGGCTGCGCGGCCACCGGCATCGAGGTCGCGGACGGGCGCGTCGCCGCCGTCACGACCGAGGGCGGCCGGATCCCCACGGAGACGGTGATCTGCGCCGCCGGGGCCTGGTCGCGCGAGGTCGGCGCGTGGGCGGGCGTGGACCTGCCGGTGACGCCGCTGCGCCGCCAGATCCTGGTCACCGAGCCGGTCCCGGACCTGCCGCCGACCGCGTTCACCATCGACTTCGGCACCACCTTCTACTTCCACCGCGAGGGGCCCGGGCTGCTGCTCGGCATGTCCGACCCGGACGAGACGCCCGGCTTCAAGCTCGACCGCTCCGACGCCTGGCTGCCGCGCCTCGGCGAGGCCATGGCCCGCCGCGCCCCCGCACTCATGGACGTCGGCGTCGCCGGCGGCTGGGCCGGCCTGTACGAGGTGACGCCCGACCACAACGCGCTCATCGGCGCCGCCCCCGGCGTCGAGCGTTTCCTGTACGCGACCGGCTTCTCCGGCCACGGCTTCCTCATGGGACCGGCGGTCGGCGAGGTGATGCGCGACCTCTACCTGGGCCGCGAGCCGTTCACGGACGTCTCCGGCTTCGACGCCGGCCGCTTCGCGCTGTCGGCGTCCCGTCCCGAGCTCAACATCGTCTGA
- a CDS encoding FAD-binding and (Fe-S)-binding domain-containing protein, giving the protein MDRATALARDLRRRGVADVLTDPTTRAVHSSDASLYRVPPLLVARPRSADDVQAAVELCARHGIPLTARGAGTSIAGNAVGPGLVLDFSRHLHRVLEVDPEARTAVVQPGVVQAALQRAAAPYGLRFGPDPSSHTRCTIGGMIGNNACGSRALGYGRTSDNVTGLKAVAGDGTPLDLPAQDGPRALRDLVAANLATIRTEFGRFGRQVSGYALEHLLPENGFDVTRLLVGSEGTLAVLTEATVRLVADPAHRALVVLGYGDIAEAGDAAPGLLAHRPTACEGLDARIVDVVRARRGPGAVPPLPGGAAWLFTEIAGDDEAEVRERAARAAAGHRDALVVTDPAEAAALWRIREDGAGLSGRSPAGRPAHAGWEDAAVPPAMLGRYLRDFEELLAGHGLSGLPYGHFGDGCLHIRIDLPLERPGGRKVFREFLLAAAKLVAGYGGSLSGEHGDGRARSELLPLMYPTAAIALFEQVKGIFDPAGTLNPGVLVRPRPVDADLRVPAARPAPGRLALAYRHDGGDFAQAVHRCTGVGKCRADNTATGGVMCPSYLATKEEKDSTRGRARALQEMLNGGIAERGWRSPEVHEALDLCLACKGCASDCPTGVDMAAYKAEVLHQSYRGRLRPAAHYALGRLPLWARLASRLPRAANAVLRAPALRRPALALAGVDARRTLPAFAPRTFRSWFARRARPAGGRPVLLFVDTFTDHFAPEIGRAAVAVLEAAGYAPRVTARRGCCALTWISTGQLDQARRILGRTVRDLGAAARDLGEGAQGAQGAQEAPGVPIVGLEPSCTAVLRSDALELLGEAAAAPVARATTTLAELLAATPGWRPPSLAGTAVVAQPHCHHHAVMGWETDLRLLREAGAEVRRLGGCCGLAGNFGVEKGHYEVSAAVAEQQLLPALRTAGPDAAVLADGFSCRTQIADLSPRRGVHLAQLLADRLTSEGNR; this is encoded by the coding sequence ATGGACCGGGCCACCGCTCTCGCCCGCGACCTCCGCCGTCGCGGGGTCGCCGACGTGCTGACGGACCCCACCACGCGCGCCGTCCACTCCTCCGACGCCTCCCTCTACCGGGTGCCGCCGCTGCTCGTGGCCCGCCCCAGATCCGCCGACGACGTACAGGCCGCCGTCGAGCTGTGCGCCCGGCACGGGATCCCGCTCACCGCCCGCGGGGCGGGCACCTCCATCGCCGGCAACGCCGTCGGCCCGGGCCTGGTGCTCGACTTCAGCCGGCACCTGCACCGGGTGCTGGAGGTGGACCCGGAGGCCCGGACCGCGGTCGTCCAGCCGGGCGTGGTGCAGGCCGCGCTGCAACGGGCCGCGGCCCCGTACGGGCTGCGCTTCGGCCCCGACCCCTCCAGCCACACCCGCTGCACCATCGGCGGGATGATCGGCAACAACGCCTGCGGCTCGCGGGCGCTCGGCTACGGCCGCACCTCCGACAACGTGACCGGCCTGAAGGCCGTGGCCGGCGACGGCACGCCGCTCGACCTGCCCGCCCAGGACGGCCCGCGCGCGCTCCGCGACCTGGTGGCGGCGAACCTGGCGACGATCCGCACCGAGTTCGGCCGGTTCGGCCGGCAGGTGTCCGGTTACGCGCTGGAGCACCTGCTGCCGGAGAACGGCTTCGACGTGACCCGGCTGCTGGTCGGCAGCGAGGGCACGCTCGCCGTGCTGACCGAGGCCACGGTGCGGCTGGTCGCCGACCCCGCGCACCGCGCGCTCGTGGTGCTCGGCTACGGCGACATCGCCGAGGCCGGGGACGCCGCGCCCGGCCTGCTGGCCCACCGGCCCACCGCCTGCGAGGGCCTGGACGCCCGCATCGTGGACGTGGTCCGCGCCCGGCGCGGCCCCGGGGCGGTGCCGCCGCTGCCCGGCGGGGCCGCCTGGCTGTTCACCGAGATCGCCGGCGACGACGAGGCCGAGGTGCGCGAGCGCGCCGCGCGGGCCGCCGCCGGCCACCGGGACGCCCTGGTCGTCACCGACCCGGCCGAGGCGGCCGCGCTGTGGCGCATCAGGGAGGACGGCGCGGGCCTGTCCGGCCGCAGCCCCGCCGGCCGGCCGGCGCACGCGGGCTGGGAGGACGCCGCGGTGCCGCCCGCGATGCTCGGCCGCTATCTGCGCGACTTCGAGGAGCTGCTGGCCGGGCACGGGCTGAGCGGCCTGCCGTACGGGCACTTCGGCGACGGCTGCCTGCACATCCGCATCGACCTGCCGCTGGAGCGGCCGGGCGGGCGCAAGGTGTTCCGCGAGTTCCTGCTCGCCGCCGCGAAGCTGGTGGCCGGCTACGGCGGCTCGTTGTCCGGCGAGCACGGCGACGGGCGCGCCAGGAGCGAGCTGCTGCCGCTCATGTACCCGACAGCCGCGATCGCCCTGTTCGAGCAGGTCAAGGGCATCTTCGACCCGGCCGGGACGCTCAACCCCGGCGTGCTGGTGCGGCCCCGCCCGGTCGACGCCGACCTGCGCGTCCCGGCCGCCCGCCCGGCCCCCGGCCGGCTCGCCCTGGCCTACCGGCACGACGGCGGCGACTTCGCCCAGGCCGTGCACCGCTGCACCGGCGTCGGCAAGTGCCGCGCCGACAACACCGCGACCGGCGGCGTCATGTGCCCCTCCTACCTGGCGACCAAGGAGGAGAAGGACTCCACGCGGGGGCGGGCGCGGGCGTTGCAGGAGATGCTGAACGGCGGCATCGCCGAGCGCGGCTGGCGCTCGCCCGAGGTGCACGAGGCGCTCGACCTGTGCCTGGCGTGCAAGGGCTGCGCCTCCGACTGCCCGACCGGCGTGGACATGGCCGCGTACAAGGCCGAGGTGCTGCACCAGAGCTACCGGGGCCGGCTGCGGCCGGCCGCGCACTACGCGCTCGGCCGGCTGCCGCTGTGGGCGCGCCTCGCCTCCCGGCTGCCGCGCGCCGCCAACGCGGTGCTGCGCGCGCCCGCGCTGCGGCGGCCGGCGCTGGCCCTCGCCGGGGTGGACGCGCGGCGGACGCTGCCCGCGTTCGCGCCCCGCACGTTCCGCTCCTGGTTCGCGCGGCGGGCGCGGCCCGCCGGGGGGCGGCCGGTGCTGCTGTTCGTGGACACCTTCACCGACCACTTCGCGCCCGAGATCGGGCGGGCCGCCGTCGCGGTGCTGGAGGCGGCCGGGTACGCGCCGCGCGTCACCGCCCGGCGCGGCTGCTGCGCGCTCACCTGGATCTCCACCGGCCAGCTCGACCAGGCCCGGCGCATCCTCGGCCGCACGGTCCGCGACCTCGGCGCGGCGGCGCGGGACCTCGGGGAGGGGGCGCAGGGGGCGCAGGGGGCGCAGGAGGCGCCGGGGGTGCCGATCGTCGGCCTGGAGCCGTCCTGCACGGCCGTCCTGCGCTCGGACGCGCTGGAACTGCTCGGCGAGGCGGCGGCCGCGCCGGTCGCCCGCGCCACCACCACCCTCGCCGAGCTGCTGGCCGCGACGCCCGGCTGGCGCCCCCCGTCGCTGGCCGGCACCGCGGTCGTCGCCCAGCCGCACTGCCACCACCACGCCGTCATGGGCTGGGAGACCGACCTGCGGCTGCTGCGGGAGGCCGGCGCCGAGGTGCGGCGGCTCGGCGGCTGCTGCGGGCTGGCCGGCAACTTCGGCGTCGAGAAGGGCCACTACGAGGTGTCGGCGGCGGTCGCGGAGCAGCAGCTCCTGCCCGCGCTGCGCACGGCCGGGCCGGACGCCGCCGTGCTCGCCGACGGCTTCTCCTGCCGCACGCAGATCGCCGACCTGTCCCCGAGGCGCGGCGTCCACCTGGCCCAGCTCCTCGCCGACCGGCTCACGTCCGAAGGGAACCGATGA